In a genomic window of Pontibacter liquoris:
- a CDS encoding VCBS repeat-containing protein — protein MTRPTDLSFSLKAGLYPCLLLALLSLTCWGCRSGAKGAEQPLFEAMDSTATGVQFVNELDDKGELNILTYLYFYNGAGVAAGDLNKDGLPDLYFVSNQGKNKLYLNKGNFTFKEVAAQAGVEGYSDWQTGVTMADVNGDGWLDIFVCAVGNYKGLEGANELYISNGVGADGQLTFTEKAADYGLDFTGFSTQAAFFDYDRDGDLDLYLLNHAVHTSRSYDRVTARNLRNNEAGDVLYENQLVSASGNASAGQPVRFKNVSEKAGIYGAAMGYGLGVVVTDFNNDGWDDIYVSNDFHEDDYYYLNNGNGTFTEAVKNHFRHLSRFSMGCDAADVNNDGYPDIMTLDMYPEEETIEKSSMGEDPLDIFLYKLQFGYYNQYSRNCLQLNYSGQQFADVALMSGVAATDWSWSPLLADYDNDGIKDIFITNGIVRRPNNMDYIKFASSDSMMWAPETSKNLNQRAIRMMPEGKVHNYLYKGTKGMQYEDKSVAWGFSQPTISNGAAYADLDNDGDLDLITNNINEKAGLYRNSSSKALQHTYLKVQLKGNDANTYGYGAKVLLKGRNGIQVQQLMPTRGFMSSVEPVLHFGLGGQQRIDTLVVLWGDQRAEILTNVKGNLTLVLDQSNAKKEAASYYAGFFKKPAPFFEEVTGTAAVAYKHEENDYLDFYRESLMPFQVSTEGPKLAVGDVNGDGLDDFFVGGAKWQPGALMVQQANGTFKRTNQPLFLADSVYEDVDAVFFDANNDHFPDLYVVSGGNEFYGDMKEQFDRLYLNDGKGNFTRSNGLPPMYANKSCARPFDYDHDGDLDLFVGGRVLGYKYGQVPDSYLLINNGQGQFTDQTAQLAPALRKVGMVTDAVWTDYNNDNQTDLVVVGDWMPVKVFENHQGKLVEATGNNGLNQAKGFWQTIKAADFDQDGDMDLIAGNLGTNTKLRKSEGGGLKMFVKDIDGNGSLEHLLAYQRGDKWYPVATKEELGKQLPLINKKFTDYQSYAGKSIDALFNHDELKDAAVPEVNTFSSAYFENQGKGTFRMQPLPQEAQVSKIFAFQVQDVNKDGFLDVVLGGNFYGVSTYQGRYDASYGLLLQGNGKGKFKPILPTETGMLLQGQVRDIKTLQTAAGQQLWLVARNNLPLQLFRVRNASVASIASGSAAKTPKPVAALKRN, from the coding sequence ATGACCCGACCTACCGACCTTTCTTTTTCCCTAAAAGCCGGCCTATACCCCTGCCTGCTGCTGGCGCTGCTTTCGCTTACCTGCTGGGGCTGCCGCTCCGGGGCCAAGGGTGCCGAGCAGCCACTTTTCGAAGCGATGGATTCCACGGCTACCGGTGTGCAGTTTGTGAATGAACTGGATGATAAAGGGGAGCTGAACATCCTCACTTACCTGTATTTCTACAATGGGGCGGGTGTAGCGGCCGGCGACCTGAACAAAGACGGCCTACCCGATCTATACTTTGTATCGAACCAGGGCAAAAATAAATTATACCTTAACAAAGGCAACTTTACCTTTAAAGAGGTGGCAGCACAGGCGGGTGTGGAAGGCTACTCCGATTGGCAAACCGGTGTAACCATGGCCGATGTGAACGGCGACGGCTGGCTGGATATTTTCGTGTGTGCCGTAGGCAACTACAAAGGGCTGGAGGGAGCCAACGAGCTTTACATCAGCAACGGGGTAGGGGCTGACGGGCAGCTGACCTTTACCGAAAAAGCCGCCGACTACGGGCTGGATTTCACGGGCTTCTCTACGCAGGCTGCCTTCTTTGATTACGACCGCGATGGCGACCTGGATCTATACTTGCTCAATCATGCCGTGCATACCTCACGCAGCTACGACCGCGTAACAGCCCGCAACCTTCGCAACAACGAAGCAGGCGATGTACTCTACGAAAATCAGCTGGTTTCTGCCTCCGGTAATGCGTCTGCTGGCCAGCCGGTCAGGTTCAAAAATGTAAGCGAAAAGGCCGGTATTTATGGGGCAGCCATGGGGTATGGCCTTGGGGTGGTAGTCACGGATTTTAACAACGATGGCTGGGATGATATTTACGTTTCCAACGACTTCCATGAGGACGATTATTATTACCTCAACAATGGGAATGGCACGTTTACCGAAGCCGTGAAGAACCATTTTCGCCACCTCAGCCGCTTTTCCATGGGCTGCGATGCAGCGGATGTAAACAACGACGGCTACCCTGATATCATGACGCTGGACATGTACCCGGAGGAAGAAACGATTGAAAAGTCGTCGATGGGAGAGGACCCGCTGGATATTTTCCTCTACAAGCTGCAATTCGGTTACTACAACCAGTATAGCCGCAATTGCCTGCAGCTGAACTACTCGGGGCAGCAGTTTGCCGACGTGGCGCTGATGTCGGGTGTGGCAGCTACCGACTGGAGTTGGAGCCCCCTGCTAGCCGATTATGATAACGACGGTATCAAGGACATTTTCATCACCAATGGCATCGTGCGCCGGCCCAACAACATGGACTACATCAAATTCGCATCTTCTGACTCGATGATGTGGGCGCCCGAAACTTCTAAAAACCTGAACCAACGGGCCATCCGGATGATGCCAGAAGGAAAGGTGCACAACTACCTCTACAAAGGTACGAAAGGTATGCAGTACGAGGATAAGTCGGTTGCCTGGGGCTTTTCGCAACCCACCATTTCGAACGGGGCTGCTTATGCCGACCTCGACAACGACGGCGACCTGGATTTGATCACCAACAATATCAACGAAAAAGCAGGCCTATACCGGAACAGCAGCAGCAAAGCGCTCCAGCATACCTATCTGAAAGTACAGCTCAAAGGAAACGATGCGAACACCTATGGCTACGGCGCAAAGGTGCTGTTAAAGGGCCGCAACGGTATCCAGGTGCAGCAGCTTATGCCTACGCGCGGCTTCATGTCGTCGGTGGAGCCGGTGCTGCATTTCGGCTTGGGGGGCCAGCAACGTATAGATACTCTGGTGGTGCTCTGGGGAGATCAGCGGGCGGAGATCTTAACGAATGTGAAAGGCAACCTGACGTTGGTGCTGGATCAGTCGAATGCCAAAAAAGAGGCAGCAAGCTACTACGCCGGTTTCTTTAAAAAGCCTGCGCCTTTCTTTGAAGAAGTGACCGGCACGGCTGCAGTGGCTTATAAGCACGAGGAAAACGACTATCTTGATTTCTACCGGGAAAGTCTGATGCCTTTTCAGGTATCGACGGAAGGGCCGAAGCTGGCGGTGGGTGATGTGAACGGTGACGGGTTGGATGACTTTTTTGTGGGAGGAGCCAAATGGCAGCCCGGCGCGCTAATGGTGCAGCAGGCCAACGGTACGTTTAAGCGTACCAATCAACCACTGTTTCTGGCCGATTCGGTGTACGAGGATGTGGATGCCGTGTTCTTTGATGCCAACAACGACCATTTCCCGGACCTGTATGTGGTGAGCGGAGGCAACGAATTCTATGGCGATATGAAAGAGCAGTTCGACCGGTTGTACCTCAACGATGGCAAAGGCAACTTTACTCGCAGCAACGGCCTGCCGCCCATGTATGCCAACAAAAGCTGCGCCCGCCCCTTTGATTATGACCACGACGGTGATCTGGACCTGTTTGTGGGGGGCCGGGTGCTGGGCTATAAGTATGGGCAGGTGCCGGACTCCTACCTGCTCATCAACAACGGGCAGGGACAGTTTACTGACCAAACAGCACAACTGGCGCCTGCTTTACGCAAAGTCGGCATGGTAACGGATGCCGTCTGGACAGATTACAACAATGATAACCAAACGGATCTGGTGGTGGTAGGCGACTGGATGCCTGTAAAGGTATTTGAAAATCACCAGGGCAAGTTGGTGGAAGCAACAGGCAATAACGGGCTGAATCAGGCAAAAGGATTCTGGCAGACCATCAAAGCGGCCGATTTTGACCAGGACGGCGACATGGACCTGATTGCCGGCAACCTGGGTACCAACACCAAGCTGCGGAAAAGCGAAGGCGGGGGGCTGAAAATGTTTGTAAAAGACATAGATGGCAACGGTAGCCTGGAGCACCTGCTGGCTTACCAGCGCGGCGACAAGTGGTACCCGGTTGCTACGAAAGAAGAACTCGGCAAGCAGCTTCCGCTCATCAACAAAAAGTTTACGGATTACCAAAGCTACGCCGGCAAATCCATCGACGCGTTGTTTAATCACGATGAGCTGAAAGACGCTGCCGTGCCGGAAGTCAATACGTTTTCCTCCGCATACTTTGAGAATCAGGGCAAAGGAACATTCCGGATGCAGCCCCTGCCACAGGAGGCGCAGGTGTCCAAGATCTTTGCGTTCCAGGTGCAGGATGTAAATAAGGATGGTTTCCTGGATGTGGTGCTGGGAGGCAATTTCTACGGCGTAAGTACTTACCAGGGGCGCTACGATGCCAGTTACGGACTGCTGCTGCAAGGCAACGGCAAGGGAAAGTTTAAGCCTATACTTCCCACCGAAACCGGGATGCTGCTGCAGGGCCAGGTGCGCGACATTAAAACCCTGCAAACAGCTGCCGGCCAGCAACTATGGCTTGTTGCCCGAAACAATCTGCCGCTGCAGCTCTTCCGGGTAAGAAACGCTTCGGTAGCAAGTATAGCCAGCGGCAGCGCTGCTAAAACGCCAAAACCAGTAGCGGCGCTAAAACGGAACTGA
- a CDS encoding vanadium-dependent haloperoxidase, protein MKQFISYTFLLLWLATFLGCEQKKVDYKAAAANPALLHQAVSNLTDVITHDIFSPPVASRIYAYANLAAYEALVHDYPDYQSLQGQLQGFKGVPQPAKDSVYCFPVASLSAFTTIARNMTFSADMMDSYEESLLRKYKQLGVPEEVYQRSVGYGKRVAQAVMIYANEDGYRQTRGFRHTVSKTEGRWEPTPPAYMDAVEPYWFKLRPFVLDSCSQFTPPQPVGFDARPGSGFYTEMMEVYEAVNNLTDEQRQIASFWDCNPFVMHTTGHVMYATKKITPGGHWMAIAGQASRQAGADLMGTLEAYTRVAFSLADGFISCWDEKYRSDRIRPETAINRLVDNNWVPLLQTPPFPEYPSGHSVVSNAAAVVLTDLYGPSFQFADSSEVKYNLPVRRFDSFQAAADEAAISRLYGGIHFMSAVKNGAEEGKQVGMLVVSRLKLRKGKPDTAAVAVLK, encoded by the coding sequence ATGAAGCAATTCATCTCTTACACTTTCCTTTTGCTGTGGCTGGCTACTTTTTTGGGCTGCGAACAAAAAAAGGTGGATTACAAGGCTGCGGCCGCCAACCCGGCGTTGCTGCATCAGGCTGTATCTAATCTTACCGACGTTATCACCCATGATATTTTCTCTCCGCCTGTAGCCAGCCGCATTTATGCCTATGCCAACCTGGCGGCCTATGAGGCGCTGGTGCATGACTATCCGGATTATCAGTCGTTGCAGGGGCAGTTGCAGGGTTTTAAGGGCGTGCCGCAGCCGGCAAAAGATTCGGTGTACTGCTTTCCGGTGGCTAGCCTGAGCGCCTTTACCACCATTGCCCGCAACATGACCTTTTCGGCCGACATGATGGACAGTTATGAAGAAAGCCTGCTGCGCAAGTATAAGCAGTTGGGTGTACCCGAAGAAGTATACCAGCGGTCGGTCGGGTATGGCAAACGGGTGGCACAAGCGGTGATGATCTATGCAAATGAAGACGGCTACCGGCAGACGCGCGGCTTCCGGCATACGGTTTCCAAAACGGAGGGCCGTTGGGAGCCCACGCCGCCGGCTTACATGGATGCCGTGGAACCTTACTGGTTTAAGCTGCGGCCCTTCGTGCTGGACTCCTGCAGCCAGTTTACACCACCTCAGCCTGTCGGGTTCGATGCCCGGCCGGGGAGTGGATTTTATACCGAGATGATGGAGGTGTATGAGGCGGTAAATAACCTGACAGACGAGCAGCGGCAGATCGCCAGCTTCTGGGACTGCAACCCGTTTGTGATGCACACGACCGGCCATGTTATGTATGCTACCAAAAAGATTACCCCAGGCGGCCATTGGATGGCTATTGCCGGGCAGGCCAGCCGCCAGGCAGGTGCCGACCTGATGGGGACGCTGGAGGCCTATACCCGGGTAGCCTTCAGTTTAGCCGACGGCTTTATCAGTTGCTGGGACGAAAAATACCGCAGCGACCGCATCCGGCCGGAAACGGCCATCAACAGGCTGGTCGATAACAACTGGGTGCCCCTGCTGCAAACCCCGCCTTTCCCGGAATATCCCAGTGGGCACAGCGTGGTTTCCAATGCCGCTGCCGTTGTACTGACAGACCTTTACGGTCCGTCCTTCCAGTTTGCCGATTCATCGGAAGTGAAGTATAACCTGCCGGTGCGGCGGTTCGATTCCTTTCAGGCGGCAGCCGATGAAGCGGCCATCAGCCGGCTTTACGGCGGTATTCATTTTATGTCGGCTGTAAAGAACGGCGCCGAAGAAGGGAAGCAGGTAGGAATGCTGGTGGTATCCAGGCTAAAGCTTCGTAAAGGCAAGCCGGATACAGCAGCAGTTGCCGTGCTCAAATAG